The sequence below is a genomic window from Streptomyces sp. V1I1.
GTTCGACATCGACTACTGGGCGACCCGCGTGTCCAACCGCCCGACCCTCGGGAGCAATGCATGAGACAGCAGGTCCTCGTCCTGTATCTGGCGACCTCGGCGCTCGACTCGGAGGTGGTCGGCTGGTCCCGCTACGACGGCACCGGCTCCACCAAGCCGACCACGGGGGACGGCGACGAGCCTCCGTACGGCTCCGGCGTGGCCGCGCTCGAAGACGGCTGGCGGCTGTTCCAGGCCTCCCAGCTGATCCCGCCCCAGTCCGGCCACGAGTACGACACCTCCTTCCTCAAGCACGAGTTCTTCTTCGAAAAGCTCCACGAGGTGTTCTGACCGGCGCTATGGCCGCGGCCGTCCCGCACTCCACGAAAGCCGGCGAGCCAAGCCCGGGTAGTCGATGACGAGCCCGTCCGCGTCGAACTCCACATCGCTGCGGTAGTCGCCCGAAGCGAACCGGACGCGCCCGCCGTGTTCGGTACGCCGCAGATGGGTGTAGGTCTGCGGTGACGCGTGCACGGTCAGGTCCGGCACCGAGACCCAGGCCATCAGGAAGGTCCGCTCACCGGGTGCCAGATGCAGTGCGTGCCGTCGCACCGGCATGGTGTTGGTGAGTGGGCACAGAGCGAGGTCGCAGTCGAGCGCGCCCTCGGCTTCCGGCAGCGGCTCCCCGTCGGCGGTCCACCGGCCGTGACCGTCGTGCCGCAGATGGAGTTCGTGCGAACCCATGGCGGTCGCGGCGTGGACCCGCAG
It includes:
- a CDS encoding putative glycolipid-binding domain-containing protein; its protein translation is MVTSHVITWEVTESQGYETSWIELRGTTLLARGRAVGTVPNPHWISYELETGDHYVTRELRVHAATAMGSHELHLRHDGHGRWTADGEPLPEAEGALDCDLALCPLTNTMPVRRHALHLAPGERTFLMAWVSVPDLTVHASPQTYTHLRRTEHGGRVRFASGDYRSDVEFDADGLVIDYPGLARRLSWSAGRPRP